The proteins below come from a single Mustela nigripes isolate SB6536 chromosome 14, MUSNIG.SB6536, whole genome shotgun sequence genomic window:
- the C1QB gene encoding complement C1q subcomponent subunit B, which produces MTAPRGCVLVLLLLLSLSGASWAQSSCTGHAAIPGIPGIPGAPGSNGKPGTPGTKGEKGLPGLAGDHGEFGEKGDPGMPGKPGKVGPKGPIGPKGSPGPPGPRGPKGESGDYRATQKIAFSATRTINSVLRREQPIRFDHVITNENRNYEPRSGKFTCTVPGIYYFAYHASSRGNLCVNLIRGRERMEKVVTFCDYAQNTFQVTTGGVVLKLSEGENVFLQATDKNALLGLEGANSIFSGFLLFPDAEV; this is translated from the exons gctcctgagTCTGTCAGGCGCCTCCTGGGCCCAGAGCAGCTGTACTGGACACGCGGCCATCCCTGGCATCCCGGGCATCCCTGGTGCACCAGGCTCTAACGGCAAACCTGGGACCccagggacaaagggagagaaag GGCTGCCAGGGCTGGCTGGAGACCATGGCGAGTTTGGGGAGAAGGGagacccagggatgcctgggaaACCAGGCAAAGTAGGCCCCAAGGGCCCCATTGGTCCCAAAGGTTCCCCAGGCCCCCCCGGACCCCGTGGCCCCAAGGGCGAGTCAGGGGACTATAGGGCCACACAGAAAATCGCCTTCTCTGCCACGAGGACCATCAACAGCGTCCTGCGGCGGGAGCAGCCCATCCGCTTCGACCACGTGATCACCAACGAGAACCGCAACTACGAACCCCGCAGCGGCAAGTTCACCTGCACCGTGCCCGGCATCTACTACTTCGCCTACCACGCCAGCTCACGAGGGAACCTGTGCGTGAACCTCATCCGGGGCCGGGAGCGCATGGAGAAGGTGGTCACCTTCTGCGACTACGCCCAGAACACCTTCCAGGTCACCACGGGCGGTGTGGTCCTCAAGCTGAGCGAGGGGGAGAACGTGTTTCTGCAGGCCACAGACAAGAACGCCCTGCTGGGCTTGGAAGGTGCCAATAGCATCTTCTCTGGGTTCTTGCTCTTCCCAGACGCAGAGGTGTGA